The sequence TCTTCGGGGCGGAGGCGCTTCGCGCCGCCGCGCAGGTGAGCTGGCGCTGCGTCTGTCCGGGCGCGGCGGCAGGCGGCGATCCCGGCGGCGAGACGTGGGGACCGGGCGCGCGCTTCGGCTTCGTGCCGATCGGCGACGGCGAGGTCTACTGGTACGCGGCCATGGACAAGATACGGGCGCCGTCCGAGCGCGTCGAGCAGCACGCCGCGCTCGCGGGCATCTATCGGGACTGGCACGCGCCGATCCCGGAGCTGCTGCGCGCGACGCATCCCGCGCAGGTGATCCGCACCGAGCTCTTCGACCGTCCCCCGACGCGCACCTGGGGCCGCGGCGCCGTGACGCTCCTCGGCGACGCCGCGCACCCGATGACGCCGAACCTCGGACAGGGCGGCTGCCAGGCCATCGAGGATGCGTGGATCCTCGCCCGCGAGCTCGCGCGCGACCCGTCGCCCGCCGGGCTCCGCCGCTACGAGTCGCTCCGCCAGCCACGCACGCGCCGCTTCGTCGAGGAATCGTGGCGCTTCGGGAAGATGGCGCAATCGTCGAGCCCGCTCGTGACGCGCGTCCGTGACTTCGCGATGCGCCGGCTCCCCGAGCCGCTCATGCGGCGCTCGCTCGCCTGGTCGTTCGACTTCGACCCGGACGCGTGACCCGACGTTCCGGTCAACGCGACGGCGAGGTGTCGTCCGGAAGCGGCGGGCCGAGCCGGTCGATCTCGGCCCAGAGCGCGGCGAGGTCGAGCGTGAGCCCCGGACACGCGGGGACGGCGAGCGTGCCCTCGGCCGCGGCGACCGCGCGGACGTACCGGCCGTCGGCGCCGAGCGCGAGGATCTCGAGCACCCGTCGTTCGGGGTCGACGAGCCAGTACCAGCGGACGCCGAAGGCCCCGTAGTCGCCGACCTTGTCGATGCGATCGCGGCGCGCGTCACGCGCGGTCGGCGACAGCACCTCGACGACGACGTCGGGCGGCGTGCGAACCGCGCCCCGACCCGGCGGCACGGCACCGCCCGGCAAGTACAGGCTGACGTCGGGCTTCCGACCGCACCGCGCGCCGACCACGAGCTTCGCCTCGGAGGCGAACACGAAGCCGCCGCGCGTGCCGAGCCAGGCCCCGAGCGTGCGGACCAGCCAGGACACCGCGATCTCGTGCACCAGGTCCGGCATCTCCTCCTCCACGAGGCAGCCGTCGACCAGCTCGCCGGGCTCGTCCTCGGGAAGAGCGACCCATTCGGCGACGGTCATGCGGCGCGCGTCGTCGGCTGGGTGCTCGTGAGGGTCCTGGGCCATGAGGTCGGACGGTACCATGGAGGCGAGAATGCACACCACGCCGCGATCGCGCGACGCTACGCGTAGCCGTCGCTGGCGGGATCGAAGGTGCCCGGCCCCGTCAGCGCACCGCGAAGGACGACGACGCCGACACGCCGGGCAGCCCCGCGACGACCGGCGCCGCCGCGAGGAGATAGTTCGTCGCCGCCAGCGTCTCGCCGTCACCGAAGCGCGCCAGGAAGCGGCCGCGGCCGGCCGTCATCACCGTCTCGTCGTGCGAGGTCACGAACCCGTCCATCGGGACGGCCGACACGACGACCTGGACGCCGCCGACGGTCGCCGTCCCCCCGGCCCAGAGGCGGCGCTCGCCGGCGCTCGTCGCGGCGCTCATGCGGAGATCGAGCGCGAAATCGAAGAGGACCGCGTCGCCGCGCACGTCGGTGAACGCGAACGCGAGCTGCGGCGGCGGAGCGAGCACGGCGAAGAGCGCCGACGCTCCGTCCGCGCCGACGAGCTTCCCCGACTTCACGAGCCGCCCGTTCACGGCGCGATACGCGCGCGCGAGGACCTTCCCGACGGAAGTCCGGAAACGCTCGGGAACGCCGCCCGGCAGGTTGGCGAACGCGATCGGGAGGGTCGCGAGCGGCGCCCCGTCGATCGCCGCGAGCGCCGCCCGCCCGTCGTCCGCGAAACCGACCGCGGCGTCGAAGAGCGCCTCCTGCGCGCTCGCCTGGAAGGCGGCGAGATCGTCGGCGAGCGCGTCGGCGGCGAGCGTCGAGAGGCCCCGGATCCGGATGCCCCCGTCGAACGCGTCCGCTTTCGCGAACAGCGTCGACCGCGCGCCGTCGAGCGCCACCCGCAAGGCCTCGAGCCGCACCTTCCCCGCGCCCTTCAGCTGCGTGAGCGCTGCCTTCTCGGTGACGGCCGACGCCGCGCCGGGCGCCACCACTAGAGCCAGCACGACGGCCGTCACGAATCGCAGACGCATATCGGCTCTATAGCCTCGAGGAGGCCTCGGAGGACACCCTCGGGGGGGCGTACACGGTCGATGGATCGACGTAGCGCGTTCGTTCAAGCTTCGGGCGGCGAGTGATCGACGGCGTCGATCGTCGTGAGGTCCGGAACCGGCTTCCCCGTCACACGGGCATAGAGAACGTCCGGATCGAGGTCTGGGCCCCTCGGCCAGTTGATCGTTCCGAGATCGACGTTGACTTGCACTTCGGCGAATCGCCGCTCGTCTCTCAGGGGCGCAAAAACGCCGTCGAACGAGACGAGATCGGCCATGTCGATCTCGCCAACGACCCCATCCTCGAAGCGCAGGTACAACCGATACCCCCCAGCGCGCGGACCTCGACGACATCCTTCAACATGCCCTACTCCAGCGGAGGGATGGATCGGAGCGGCGCGTGCCGCCTCGCCAACTCCCAGTCGGCGCGGAGCTCCTCCTGATGCTGTACCGCCCACTCCGTGACGAGCGCGAGCGCCTTCGGCGACAATCGTCCCCGAAGAACCCCGAGCGTCTCGATGGCGACGATTGCCTTCTGATCAGCGTAGCGAACGTGGACCTCATATGGGAGAGTGGCACCGCCGAGCAACCTGGAGCTCCGCCGTCTTCGACGTCAAGAAAGGCGCCGAGGCCTCAGCTCGGCGGCACGTCCCGAGAGCCCGGCCGCGTGAGCCCGAGCTCCTCGAACATCCACGCCGGGCGCGAATCGAACTCGTCGCGCCGCACCTCGGTCAGCACGTCGTCGAGCGCGCACACGCCGGCGCGCACCTTCTCCATCGCGTCCCAGTAGAGCGTCGTCATGTCGCACGTCTCGACCGCCATGCGCTTCAACGCCTCGGCCGTCGCCCCCTTGGTCGCGATCACCTTCCGCATGGCGTCGTCCGGCACGCAGATCTCGTGGGTGCCGATGCGGCCGCGGAAGCCGATGTCGTTGCAGCGCCCACAGCCGCGCCCGCGGTAGAGCGTGAGCGGTGTCCCGGGGTCGACGCCGACCAGCAGCCGCTCCTGCGCGTCCGGCTCATAGGCCTCCCTGCACTCGCGACAGAGCCGGCGCAGCAGGCGCTGGGCGCAGACCAGCACGAGCGACGAGCTCACCATGAACGGCTCGATCCCCATCTCGACGAGCCGCACGATCGTCGACGTGGCGTCGTTGGTGTGGAGCGTCGAGAGCAGCACGTGGCCCGTGAGCGCCGCCTCGACCGCGATCTCCGCGGTCTCGAGGTCGCGAATCTCGCCGACGAGGATCACGTCCGGGTCCTGACGCAGATAGCTCCGCAGCGCGCGTTGGAACGTGAGACCGATCTCGCGGTTCACCTGCATCTGGTTGATGCCCGGGAGGGTGTACTCGATCGGGTCCTCGGCCGTCTGGATGTTGAGGTCGGGACGCTGGATCTCGTTCAACGCCGCGTAGAGCGTCATCGACTTCCCGGAGCCCGTCGGCCCGACGTGCAGGATCATCCCGTACGGCGTCGCGAGCTTCTCGTGGTAGAGCTTCAGGTGCCGGGGCGAGAACCCGAGGTCGGTGAGCGGCAGCACCGCCTTCTTCTTGTCGAGGATGCGCATCACGACCTTCTCGCCGTGGTGCATGGGCGCGGTCGCGACGCGGAGGTCGACGTCGAGCCCCTTCGACGAGAACTTCTTGAAGGCGATACGGCCGTCCTGCGGCAGGCGGCGCTCGACGATGTCGAGCTGCGCCATGATCTTGATGCGCGAGACGAGCGGATGAATGAGGCGCGCCTGCGGGAAGCGGTTCACGACCCGCATGTTGCCGTCGACGCGGTAGCGAACGACGACCTCGCTCTCGCGGGGCTCGACGTGGATGTCCGAGGCGCCCATCGCGTGGGCGTTCTCGATGAGCTGGTTCACGAGCCGGATGACCGGACCCGATCTCTCGTCGGCGGCGGCCGCGACGGCGACCTCCACCGGAGCCGGCATCGCGATGGCGCCGTTGTCGGCCTCCATGACCGCGGCGGCGCCGGGCGTCGCCTGCCCGGCGGCGGCGCCGTCGAAGACCGCCGCGATGTTCGCCGGCTCGGTGACGCCGATCTCGAGCTTGCCGCCCGCCCCGCCGACCCGGCGCAGGATCTGCTGCAGCTCCCAGTTGAGCGGGTCGCTCAGCACGAAGGAGCGGCTGCCTGCCGCGTCACGCATGGCGGCGACGTGGTTCGCCTTGCAAAACGGCACCGGCAGGACCCCGAGCGCGATCGCGTCCGCCTGCAGCCGGCCGCGATACGGCAGCTCGAGGAACGCGGCGAGCTCCTCGGCGATCTTCGCGGGCGTGGCGCCGAGCTCCTCGGCGACGCCGTAGAGCTCGAGCGGCGCCAGCTGGGTCAGGCGCTGCGCTTGGGCGGGCGCGAGGCCGAGTGCGTCGGCGAGGTGCTGCTTGAAGCGCGTGACGTTCGACGACGCGCCGGTCTTGGGTGTGGCCTTCTGGCGCTCGAGATCGCGGAACCAGGCGTTGGTCTTGACGTGCGCGGCGACCTTCTCGAGGAGGTCGTCGTCGGCGACCGGCTTCGTCAGGCACTCGACGGCGCCGAGCGCGACCGCCCGCGTCGTGTCGATCGGCGCATCGGAGGCGCCGAGCAGCACGACCGGCAGATACGAGAGCTCCTTGCTTTCCTGGAGCTTTGCGCAGACGGCGTAGCCGTCGAGGTCCGCCATCCCGACGTCGAGCAGGAGCAGGTCGGGGCGAACGGTCGAGATCACGCGCAGCGCGCGCTCGCCGCTCTCGGCGACCATGACGTCGTACCCGGCGTCGCCGAGGAGCGCCTCGAGGGACTGCAATACCTCGAGGTCGTCGTCGACGCAGAGCACGAGCGCCGGAAGGCTGTTGGCCGCCGGCACCTGCCGCGGGATGCTCATCGTCGCCTCAGTCGAAGAGGTGGCGCTCGCTCTCGAAGAGCACGCGCACGCGTTCGGCCGCGGCTTCCAGCTCCGCGTCGAGCGCTTCTCTGCCGTCGGCGCCGTCCGACTCCGGGTGCGCCAGCGACCCGTAGCCGATCTCCATGGCGATGCGGTCGGCGCGCGCGACGCACACCGCGAGCGGGGACGGGTTCGCCTCGTGATGCGCCCGGATGCCTTCGGCGATGGCGACTTCGAGGCCCCACTTCTCGGCGAGGCGACCGCCGACCTCGGCGTGCGTGGTGCCGAACAGGCTGCGCTCGGTCGTCTCGTCGAACACGCCGAGCGTGGCGAACGCCTTCGGGTTCGACAGGTGCATGACGAGCTTCCCGATGTCGTGCAGGAGGCCCGCGATGAACGCGTCGCCGGCCGCCACGCCGCCGATCGTCTTGCCGATCTCGTCCGCCGCGAGCGCCGTCGCGAGCGAGTGCGCCCAGAGCGACTGCGCGACCCGATCGTCGGCGCGATACGCCGCACGCGCCGACGCCGCGATCAAGATGCGGCGGAGCGCACGGAGCCCGACCGTGGCGATCGCCTCCTGGAGCGTCCGCGGCGGCTGCCGGCGGAGGTAGGTCACCGAGCGCGACATGGCGAGCACCCGCGCGGCGAGCGCGGGATCGGTCGCGACCACGCGGGCCAGGTCCTCGGAGCTGCTGTCGGGATCACGAGCGAGCGCGAGCGCACGGGCCGCGGCGGCGGGAAGCGGGGGAAGGTCGCAGGTCGCCGCGAGGTCGTCGACGAGCCCGCTCAGATTGGAGTCCATGGCAGAGTCGATCATCGGGGTAACGCACCGCAACCGACGTGCCGGGCTCCGCGGCGACTGAGCTTCCTACGCAACTTCCCGGTATTTCTCGAATACCGCGAGCGCACACGGGGAATCGGCAGCGTCACGGATCGGATGGCGCCGCACAGATTCGAACGCGGCACGGCCGGATAAGGGTCAGCCATTGTTGCCCTTGCCGCCCTTGCCATTGCCCCCGCCGCCGTGGTCATGGCCGCCGCCGCCCTTGTGGCCGCCGCCGCCTTTGTCACCGCGGCCGCCCTTGTGGCCGCCCCCACCCTTGTCGCCGCCGCCACCCTTGTCGCCCCCACCGCCTTTGTCACCGCGGCCGCCTTTGTCGCCGCCGCCGCCCTTGTCGCCGCCGCCGCCTTTGTCGCCCCCGCCACTACCCTTGTCGCCGCCGCCATCTCCGTCGTGCGTGTCGTCCTTGGCATGCTGCTCTTCCCCGGAGTCCCAGTAGTGCTTCGAGCAGCCCATCATCGGTGCGCGCAGATCCCTCGGATCGTCCTTCAGCCAGACGTAGGAGCCGCCCGACGGACACGTCGGCATGCCGCTCATGTAGCCGCTCTCTACGAGCTCCTGGACCGTGAGGCACGCCTTCCCCGTCTCGGCGATGCAAGCGCGCGCCGCTTCCTCGACGTTGTGGCGGTTCGCGATGCACTGCGCTTCACGACCGCGTTCCGTGTACGACGCGTACTGCGGGATGCCGATCGCAGCCAGCACGCCGACCAACGACACCGCGACCAACACCTCGACGAGCGTCGTGCCCCGCTGCCCCCGGACCGCGACGCTCATTGCCGCGCCTCGGGAGCGCGTTGCGTTGCGCTCACACGCAACGAGCGCAGGCTGTGCGCCGCCGGATTCGGACATTCGACGATCGTGTCGTCGTCGGTATGGCTCACCAAGTACGGGCGCTGCGTCAACGGTTCGACCATCTCCCCTCCGCGGTAAGTGCCGTACTGGAGCAGGCTCGAGATCTTCCAGAGTGTGTCGATGCACGCGTCGGTGTCCTCGTCGGTCTCCGTCGCGCCGATCCGAATCGACGGCGGTTCCTTGAAGGCACTCCGCAGCGCCGGCAGCTGGGTGACGAAGACGACGAGACACACGACCGCCACGATCGTCCCGGTATGTCGACGCGTCGGCGGGGTGAGGGCAGCGTTCGGAGGCGGAGCTTCGACGTTGTCGCGGATGGCCGCCGCCGCCAGATCATCGGCGGCTCTCAGGTCCTCCTGAACGGAATCGCCATGCCCATCGTGGTCCGTCATGCGCACCTCCCCCGGACCGTGTTATCGGCAGGGGTGCGCCGATCCTTGACGGCGTGTCGCGAAGACCGGCGGCCCGCATGCGACCTCGCGTGCGGCGTGCGTCGTGCGGCGCGTGCGATCGCTCCCGAAAAGGCACGCCGCCGGCCTGTTCAAGTGCCGATCCGCACCCGCCGATACTCCCTGCCGAGAGCTCCAGATCGGCCGTGGCCATGACCGAATCTCTATCACCGGCACGCGAGCCGTCCGCGACGGAGCAAGCCGCATGGCGCACG is a genomic window of Deltaproteobacteria bacterium containing:
- a CDS encoding Uma2 family endonuclease, with translation MTVAEWVALPEDEPGELVDGCLVEEEMPDLVHEIAVSWLVRTLGAWLGTRGGFVFASEAKLVVGARCGRKPDVSLYLPGGAVPPGRGAVRTPPDVVVEVLSPTARDARRDRIDKVGDYGAFGVRWYWLVDPERRVLEILALGADGRYVRAVAAAEGTLAVPACPGLTLDLAALWAEIDRLGPPLPDDTSPSR
- the tadA gene encoding Flp pilus assembly complex ATPase component TadA, with amino-acid sequence MSIPRQVPAANSLPALVLCVDDDLEVLQSLEALLGDAGYDVMVAESGERALRVISTVRPDLLLLDVGMADLDGYAVCAKLQESKELSYLPVVLLGASDAPIDTTRAVALGAVECLTKPVADDDLLEKVAAHVKTNAWFRDLERQKATPKTGASSNVTRFKQHLADALGLAPAQAQRLTQLAPLELYGVAEELGATPAKIAEELAAFLELPYRGRLQADAIALGVLPVPFCKANHVAAMRDAAGSRSFVLSDPLNWELQQILRRVGGAGGKLEIGVTEPANIAAVFDGAAAGQATPGAAAVMEADNGAIAMPAPVEVAVAAAADERSGPVIRLVNQLIENAHAMGASDIHVEPRESEVVVRYRVDGNMRVVNRFPQARLIHPLVSRIKIMAQLDIVERRLPQDGRIAFKKFSSKGLDVDLRVATAPMHHGEKVVMRILDKKKAVLPLTDLGFSPRHLKLYHEKLATPYGMILHVGPTGSGKSMTLYAALNEIQRPDLNIQTAEDPIEYTLPGINQMQVNREIGLTFQRALRSYLRQDPDVILVGEIRDLETAEIAVEAALTGHVLLSTLHTNDATSTIVRLVEMGIEPFMVSSSLVLVCAQRLLRRLCRECREAYEPDAQERLLVGVDPGTPLTLYRGRGCGRCNDIGFRGRIGTHEICVPDDAMRKVIATKGATAEALKRMAVETCDMTTLYWDAMEKVRAGVCALDDVLTEVRRDEFDSRPAWMFEELGLTRPGSRDVPPS
- a CDS encoding FAD-dependent monooxygenase, with the protein product MATRVIICGAGIGGLTAGIALRQRGFGVRILERVARIEPVGAGITVQVNAMRVMRRLGLADAIAAAGALVTRGAIRGIDGRVIRSMDQGDLAARYGAPFVAIHRARLHEVLLKAFDGEVVTGAAVAGVVAADDGAVVKLVGNATHDAAILVGADGLRSTVREALFGAEALRAAAQVSWRCVCPGAAAGGDPGGETWGPGARFGFVPIGDGEVYWYAAMDKIRAPSERVEQHAALAGIYRDWHAPIPELLRATHPAQVIRTELFDRPPTRTWGRGAVTLLGDAAHPMTPNLGQGGCQAIEDAWILARELARDPSPAGLRRYESLRQPRTRRFVEESWRFGKMAQSSSPLVTRVRDFAMRRLPEPLMRRSLAWSFDFDPDA
- a CDS encoding DUF4160 domain-containing protein, which produces MLGGATLPYEVHVRYADQKAIVAIETLGVLRGRLSPKALALVTEWAVQHQEELRADWELARRHAPLRSIPPLE
- a CDS encoding HDOD domain-containing protein; this translates as MDSNLSGLVDDLAATCDLPPLPAAAARALALARDPDSSSEDLARVVATDPALAARVLAMSRSVTYLRRQPPRTLQEAIATVGLRALRRILIAASARAAYRADDRVAQSLWAHSLATALAADEIGKTIGGVAAGDAFIAGLLHDIGKLVMHLSNPKAFATLGVFDETTERSLFGTTHAEVGGRLAEKWGLEVAIAEGIRAHHEANPSPLAVCVARADRIAMEIGYGSLAHPESDGADGREALDAELEAAAERVRVLFESERHLFD
- a CDS encoding prepilin-type N-terminal cleavage/methylation domain-containing protein, yielding MSVAVRGQRGTTLVEVLVAVSLVGVLAAIGIPQYASYTERGREAQCIANRHNVEEAARACIAETGKACLTVQELVESGYMSGMPTCPSGGSYVWLKDDPRDLRAPMMGCSKHYWDSGEEQHAKDDTHDGDGGGDKGSGGGDKGGGGDKGGGGDKGGRGDKGGGGDKGGGGDKGGGGHKGGRGDKGGGGHKGGGGHDHGGGGNGKGGKGNNG